The DNA window AAAGGGAATGGTGCGACCGAAGGGAGTGGTGGAACCGTAACCATCTCAGTTCATCTACGTCTTGTCATTCCCGCGAACGCGGGAATCCAGGGTAAATAGACGTGCAGGCCATCTTCGGACTGCACCACATATTAGAACCCACCGCAAGCAGTGTGGTCCAAGAATTCGGCGCCCGATGCCACAGAACAAATAAGGGCAGGCACGGGGACCTGCCCCTACAAATACAGACCGACTCTATCAATGCCGCACATCCGATATTTCGTCGACATTCCTTCGATATTCCGTAGGGGCAACCCCCTGTGCTTGCCCGCCATCGGAGGGGGTGCCCGACACCACAGAGACAATTCCCGCTATAAATATCCCTTCTTGACATATTTGGAAAATCTATTATCATTTACACACTGTAAACGTAGCACACAGACCAAAAACTTAAAGATGGATTGGGGAAATAGCCTCATGAAGTATAGCTCACTGCTGACATACTGTCTGCTCACATACTGTCTGCTCACATACTGTTTGCTGTGCGGGGTGGCCTATTCCAACGCTTTTGCTTTTGAACCACTCTTTGACGCCCGCATAGATTATCAAGTGGAGGACTATCCCCATTCGGTTACATCCGCCGACTTTGACGGTGACGGGAAACCTGATCTGGCGGTCGCGAATGCAGTTTCCAACAGTGTCTCGATCCTGAAGAACAACGGCAACGGGACCTTTGCGTCAGCGGTGAATTACGGGGTGGGGAACACTCCCTGGTCAGTTACATCCGCCGACTTTGACGGGGACGGGAAACCTGATCTGGCGACCGCGAATGTAAATTCCAACACTGTCTCGATCCTGAAAAACAACGGCAACGGGACCTTTGCGTCAGCGGTGAGTTACGGGGTGGGGTTTAATCCTAGGTCAGTTACATTCGCCGACTTTGACGGGTACGGGAAACCTGATCTGGCGGTCGCGAATCACTATTCCAACAATGTCTCGATTTTGAAAAACAACGGCAACGGGACCTTTGCGTCAGCGGTGAATTACGGGGTGGGGCTTAATCCTTTTTCAGTTACATCCGCCGACTTTGACGGGGACGGGAAACCTGATCTGGCGGTCGCGAATTTCTCTTCCTACAATGTCTCGATCCTGAAAAACAACGGCAACGGGACCTTTGCGTCAGCGGTGAATTACGGGGTGGGGGATAGTCCTATTTCAGTTCCTTCCGCCGACTTTGACGGGGACGGG is part of the Candidatus Zixiibacteriota bacterium genome and encodes:
- a CDS encoding VCBS repeat-containing protein, which produces MKYSSLLTYCLLTYCLLTYCLLCGVAYSNAFAFEPLFDARIDYQVEDYPHSVTSADFDGDGKPDLAVANAVSNSVSILKNNGNGTFASAVNYGVGNTPWSVTSADFDGDGKPDLATANVNSNTVSILKNNGNGTFASAVSYGVGFNPRSVTFADFDGYGKPDLAVANHYSNNVSILKNNGNGTFASAVNYGVGLNPFSVTSADFDGDGKPDLAVANFSSYNVSILKNNGNGTFASAVNYGVGDSPISVPSADFDGDG